The following coding sequences lie in one Arthrobacter sp. SLBN-122 genomic window:
- a CDS encoding iron chaperone → MGAVDQALSQVEEPDRSCLQHVVELARSLAPDATEGMSYGMPALKLDEKPLVAAIATAKHLSIFPFSSAVVEAVADRLEGYSLSKGTIRFTADHPVPDDVLADIVRLRIAEIRK, encoded by the coding sequence GTGGGCGCTGTGGACCAGGCGCTGTCCCAGGTTGAGGAACCGGACCGCAGCTGCCTGCAGCACGTGGTGGAGCTTGCGCGGTCCCTGGCGCCCGACGCCACGGAGGGCATGAGCTACGGCATGCCCGCCCTCAAGCTCGACGAAAAACCACTGGTGGCCGCCATAGCCACGGCAAAGCACCTCTCGATCTTTCCGTTCTCCTCCGCCGTGGTGGAGGCGGTGGCGGACCGGCTCGAGGGGTACTCGCTGTCCAAGGGAACCATCCGCTTCACCGCGGACCACCCCGTGCCCGACGACGTGCTGGCGGACATCGTCCGGCTGCGGATCGCCGAAATCCGGAAGTAG
- a CDS encoding VOC family protein, which yields MLKDLQVMPVLPAKDIDRAREFYRDKLGLEPTQTIDNDNLVYQCGNGTGFLLYRTDNAGSAKNTQMGWGAEDVEREVEELRSRGVVFEEYDMPGLKTENGIATMEGMGKGAWFLDSEGNILNISSIPVT from the coding sequence ATGCTCAAGGATCTGCAAGTCATGCCTGTACTGCCCGCAAAGGACATTGACAGGGCAAGGGAGTTCTACAGGGACAAGCTGGGCCTCGAACCCACCCAAACCATTGACAACGACAACCTGGTTTACCAGTGCGGCAACGGCACCGGGTTCCTGCTTTACCGGACGGACAATGCCGGTTCGGCCAAGAACACGCAGATGGGCTGGGGAGCCGAAGACGTGGAACGGGAAGTGGAAGAGCTGCGGAGCCGCGGCGTCGTCTTTGAAGAGTACGACATGCCGGGGCTCAAAACCGAGAACGGCATCGCGACCATGGAAGGCATGGGGAAGGGTGCGTGGTTCCTCGACAGCGAGGGCAACATCCTGAACATTTCCTCCATCCCCGTCACGTAG
- a CDS encoding cupin domain-containing protein — protein sequence MGAEDVAPETKGVSVELLATVDLAGEIEGMEGRQLRMRMVTIEPGGVFGPLHDHAGRPGTVYILQGSITDHRAGEAREYGPGVGWPEDRNTNHWLENRGTVPAVEISVDIVNKPPS from the coding sequence ATGGGTGCGGAAGACGTGGCCCCGGAGACTAAAGGCGTCTCGGTGGAGTTGCTGGCGACCGTTGACCTTGCCGGCGAAATCGAAGGAATGGAAGGCCGGCAATTGCGGATGCGGATGGTCACGATCGAGCCCGGCGGGGTCTTCGGTCCACTGCATGACCACGCGGGGCGGCCCGGCACTGTGTACATCCTGCAGGGATCCATCACCGACCACCGCGCTGGCGAGGCCCGGGAATACGGGCCCGGAGTGGGCTGGCCCGAGGACCGGAACACCAACCACTGGTTGGAGAACAGGGGAACGGTTCCGGCGGTGGAAATCTCCGTGGACATCGTCAACAAGCCTCCGTCATAA
- a CDS encoding MFS transporter encodes MSAMFRALENPNYRIWAGGAIVSNIGTWMQRVAQDWLVLTVLTDHSGAAVGLTTGLQFLPMLLFGPYGGVLADRYRKRIILMWTQLAMAFTGLAIGLLVVTGSAQLWHAYVAAFCLGVASAVDAPARQAFVSELVGQENISNAVALNSASFNTARLTGPAIAGVLIAWVGTGPVFLLNAASFAAVLVSLFRIRVSQPAPPAKGDRNKHQVAEGVRYVRRRPDLMLIMVLVGILGAFGMNFPVINSLMATTEFRMGPSEFGLLGSIMAVGTLAGALLAARRSRPRLRFLLGGALGLGIFTVLGSVAPSFWVYATILIPVGLASITFLNSCNTSIQLSVEPEFRGRVLALYLAILQGGTALGSPLVGWIGSEFGARWSVACGGLVVLLAGIAAVIAVTRRNRLTLLGALRMALGRREPAV; translated from the coding sequence ATGAGTGCGATGTTCCGGGCCCTCGAAAACCCCAACTACCGCATCTGGGCCGGCGGCGCGATCGTCTCCAACATCGGCACCTGGATGCAGCGCGTGGCCCAGGACTGGCTGGTCCTGACCGTCCTCACCGACCACTCCGGCGCCGCCGTCGGCCTCACCACGGGCCTGCAGTTCCTGCCCATGCTGCTGTTCGGCCCCTACGGCGGTGTACTCGCCGACCGGTACAGGAAGCGCATCATCCTCATGTGGACGCAGCTGGCCATGGCGTTCACCGGCCTCGCCATCGGCCTCCTGGTGGTCACCGGGTCCGCCCAACTGTGGCACGCGTACGTGGCGGCCTTCTGCCTGGGCGTCGCCAGTGCGGTGGACGCGCCCGCACGCCAGGCCTTTGTCTCGGAACTGGTGGGGCAGGAGAACATCTCCAACGCGGTGGCATTGAACTCTGCATCCTTCAACACCGCCCGGCTCACCGGCCCCGCCATTGCCGGGGTACTTATCGCCTGGGTGGGTACCGGCCCGGTGTTCCTGCTGAACGCGGCGAGCTTCGCGGCAGTCCTGGTCTCGCTGTTCCGGATCCGCGTCAGCCAACCCGCCCCGCCCGCAAAAGGCGACCGGAACAAGCACCAGGTGGCCGAGGGTGTCCGGTATGTGCGCCGCCGGCCGGACCTGATGCTGATCATGGTCCTGGTGGGCATCCTGGGCGCATTCGGCATGAACTTCCCCGTCATCAACTCCCTGATGGCCACCACCGAGTTCCGCATGGGCCCCAGCGAATTCGGGCTTCTGGGGTCAATCATGGCGGTGGGAACGCTGGCCGGGGCCCTCCTGGCGGCACGCCGGTCCCGTCCGCGGCTGAGGTTCCTGCTGGGCGGCGCGCTGGGGCTGGGTATTTTCACGGTCCTGGGCAGCGTGGCCCCGTCTTTCTGGGTCTACGCCACCATCCTCATTCCCGTAGGGCTGGCATCCATCACCTTCCTGAACAGCTGCAACACCAGCATCCAATTGTCCGTGGAGCCAGAGTTCCGCGGGCGCGTGCTGGCCCTGTACCTGGCCATCCTGCAGGGCGGCACCGCCCTGGGTTCGCCGCTGGTCGGTTGGATCGGAAGCGAGTTCGGCGCCCGCTGGTCCGTGGCCTGCGGTGGACTCGTGGTGCTGCTCGCCGGCATAGCGGCGGTTATTGCGGTCACCAGGCGGAACCGGCTCACCCTCCTGGGCGCGCTGCGGATGGCGCTGGGACGCCGCGAGCCCGCCGTCTGA
- a CDS encoding MarR family winged helix-turn-helix transcriptional regulator — MSPTQTKNKTAADPTAPDTLAIDLRTAVMRTSRRLRVEATGDIITPGQYTVLALLNGSGPSTLRALAESEHVQAPSMTRIVNAIADQGFVTRSADPDDGRQVRVDITDAGRAVLAEARNQRTAWLAQRVAGLSEEDRLTLSRAARIMQEMSGK; from the coding sequence ATGTCCCCTACCCAAACGAAGAACAAGACAGCTGCAGACCCCACCGCCCCGGACACCCTCGCCATCGATCTCCGCACCGCCGTGATGCGTACTTCCCGCAGGCTCCGTGTGGAAGCAACCGGTGACATCATCACTCCGGGCCAGTACACCGTTCTGGCCTTGCTGAACGGCAGCGGCCCCAGCACCTTGCGGGCACTTGCGGAAAGTGAACATGTCCAGGCGCCGTCCATGACAAGGATCGTCAACGCGATCGCCGACCAGGGCTTTGTTACCAGAAGCGCCGATCCCGACGACGGCCGGCAGGTCCGCGTGGACATCACCGATGCGGGAAGGGCGGTCCTCGCCGAAGCGCGCAACCAGCGCACGGCCTGGCTGGCCCAGCGCGTGGCCGGGCTCAGCGAGGAAGACCGGCTCACCCTCAGCCGGGCGGCCCGCATCATGCAGGAAATGAGCGGCAAATGA
- a CDS encoding SOUL family heme-binding protein — MTEQQPYELIRRYPHFELRRYPDYAVAEVTVTADFDRAGNAAFRHLFNYISGNNAARQKLAMTAPVLQEPGPQKLAMTAPVIQSGPLPGSSAPAEFSVAFVLPAGVTAETAPLPTDPRVRVRAVPGSLAAVLGFSGSGSAAAFQKRNEGLQAALTLAGLTPAGAPRFARFDPPFKPWFLRHNEVLQDVLEPEPGGAASRF, encoded by the coding sequence ATGACCGAGCAGCAGCCCTATGAGTTGATCCGGCGCTATCCGCATTTCGAACTGCGCCGGTATCCGGATTACGCCGTGGCCGAAGTGACGGTCACGGCGGACTTTGACCGCGCCGGCAACGCCGCCTTCCGGCATCTTTTCAACTACATCAGCGGCAACAATGCTGCCCGGCAGAAGCTGGCCATGACCGCCCCGGTGCTCCAGGAGCCGGGACCACAGAAGCTGGCCATGACCGCCCCGGTGATCCAGAGCGGCCCGCTGCCCGGGTCCTCGGCGCCCGCCGAATTTTCGGTGGCCTTCGTTCTTCCGGCTGGAGTGACTGCCGAAACTGCTCCACTACCTACGGATCCCAGGGTCAGGGTACGTGCTGTGCCTGGTTCCCTTGCCGCAGTGCTGGGTTTCTCCGGCAGCGGGTCCGCAGCGGCCTTCCAGAAGCGCAACGAGGGACTGCAAGCGGCGCTCACCCTGGCCGGGCTGACGCCTGCTGGTGCGCCGAGGTTCGCCCGTTTCGACCCGCCGTTCAAGCCGTGGTTCCTGCGGCACAACGAAGTGCTCCAGGATGTGCTCGAACCTGAACCGGGTGGAGCGGCGTCGCGCTTCTAG
- a CDS encoding beta-galactosidase, whose protein sequence is MSTSEHRLKHLHQRLGGIAYGGDYNPEQWPREVWDEDVRLMKEAGVNLVTLAVFSWSRLETEDGVYDFGWLDEIMDLLHANGIGVDLATPDAVPPAWLITRHPDILPVLADGSTFGFGSRQHFDVSHPVYREKSLAMAEKMGERYAAHPALCMWHVNNEYGPVSYGPHADRAFRSWLQAKYGDLENLNRAWSTDVWGQRYSDWSQVNAPAQPRTWSNPSRRLDYHRFTSDSMLEHYKAERDILRRYTPDLPIVTNFMRFYKNNDYWAWAAEEDAAALDIYPDPREEDAHVAAALNFDLMRSLRRGQPWLVMEQATGAVSQWPVNVSKLPGKMRLGSYQAIAQGADSILFFQWRQASGGTERFHSGMVNHAGPNTRIFREVCELGQELKGLGGITGTRSSAKVAIVFDWDCWWALELGNSPRSDLNYTQEVLRLYRPFFDANIPVDFVDTKSDLSQYSLVVLPASYLLTDESANRFEDYVAGGGHLVASYLSGIVDPDNAIRLGGYPGALRNVLGAWSEEMHPLSGEGEAVKLSTTDGGTASADYWTEHLHTTTADVIASYASGRLDGSPAVTRNGFGAGTALYLSARVDCTFLAELLDAECSAAGIRPELDAPLGVQARRRAGNGRSYLLVLNHNDAPARVDVKSGGRDRLTGADITGTVELAANGVLVLEEKPINDATAGTGR, encoded by the coding sequence ATGAGTACCTCGGAACACCGCCTCAAACACCTGCACCAACGGCTGGGCGGCATCGCCTATGGGGGCGACTACAACCCCGAACAGTGGCCCCGCGAGGTGTGGGACGAGGATGTCCGCCTCATGAAGGAAGCGGGCGTCAACCTGGTCACGCTGGCCGTCTTTTCCTGGAGCCGTCTTGAAACGGAGGACGGCGTCTACGACTTCGGCTGGCTGGACGAGATCATGGACCTGCTGCATGCGAACGGGATCGGCGTGGACCTGGCCACTCCGGACGCCGTCCCGCCGGCCTGGCTGATCACCCGGCACCCGGACATCCTGCCGGTCCTGGCGGACGGTTCCACTTTTGGTTTCGGCTCCCGGCAGCACTTCGACGTCTCCCACCCTGTCTATCGGGAAAAGTCCCTGGCCATGGCGGAGAAGATGGGGGAGCGCTACGCTGCCCACCCGGCCCTGTGCATGTGGCATGTCAACAATGAATACGGGCCGGTGTCCTACGGCCCGCACGCAGACCGTGCCTTCCGGTCATGGCTGCAGGCAAAATACGGGGACCTGGAAAACCTGAACCGCGCCTGGAGCACCGATGTATGGGGCCAGCGCTACTCCGACTGGTCACAGGTCAACGCCCCTGCCCAGCCCCGCACCTGGTCCAACCCGTCCCGCCGCCTGGATTACCACCGCTTCACCTCGGACAGCATGCTGGAGCACTACAAGGCCGAACGGGACATCCTGCGCCGGTACACTCCGGACCTGCCGATCGTCACCAACTTCATGCGCTTCTACAAGAACAACGATTACTGGGCCTGGGCTGCCGAGGAAGACGCCGCGGCCCTGGACATCTATCCGGACCCACGCGAAGAAGACGCCCACGTGGCTGCGGCCCTGAACTTCGACCTGATGCGTTCCCTTCGCCGCGGCCAGCCCTGGCTGGTGATGGAGCAGGCCACCGGGGCAGTCAGCCAATGGCCGGTCAATGTCTCCAAACTCCCCGGCAAGATGCGGCTGGGTTCCTACCAGGCCATCGCCCAGGGGGCTGATTCCATTCTTTTCTTCCAGTGGCGCCAGGCCAGTGGCGGCACCGAACGCTTCCACTCGGGCATGGTCAACCACGCCGGACCCAATACCCGCATCTTCCGGGAAGTGTGCGAACTGGGTCAGGAACTCAAGGGCCTGGGCGGCATCACAGGGACCCGCTCCAGCGCCAAGGTGGCCATTGTCTTCGACTGGGACTGTTGGTGGGCCCTGGAATTGGGTAATTCCCCGCGCTCTGACCTGAACTACACCCAGGAAGTCCTCCGCCTTTACCGGCCCTTCTTCGACGCCAATATTCCCGTGGACTTCGTGGACACCAAGAGCGACCTCAGCCAGTACAGCCTGGTGGTCCTGCCGGCGTCGTACCTGCTGACCGACGAGTCTGCGAACCGGTTCGAGGACTACGTTGCCGGCGGCGGCCATCTGGTGGCCAGCTACCTCTCCGGCATTGTGGACCCGGACAACGCCATCCGCCTGGGTGGCTACCCCGGGGCGCTGCGCAACGTCCTGGGGGCCTGGAGTGAGGAGATGCATCCGCTCTCCGGTGAGGGCGAGGCAGTCAAGCTTTCAACAACCGACGGCGGCACGGCCTCAGCGGATTACTGGACCGAGCACCTGCACACCACCACGGCGGACGTAATAGCGAGCTATGCCTCCGGCCGGCTGGACGGCTCGCCCGCTGTCACACGTAACGGCTTCGGCGCCGGTACGGCCCTGTACCTCTCAGCCCGCGTGGACTGCACCTTCCTGGCGGAACTGCTCGACGCCGAATGCAGCGCCGCGGGGATCCGTCCCGAACTGGACGCGCCGCTGGGAGTGCAGGCCCGCCGTCGTGCCGGCAACGGACGCAGCTACCTGCTGGTCCTGAACCACAACGACGCACCCGCCAGGGTGGACGTGAAGTCAGGTGGCAGAGACCGGCTCACCGGAGCGGACATCACCGGCACAGTGGAACTCGCCGCCAACGGCGTCCTGGTGCTGGAGGAAAAACCCATAAACGACGCAACCGCAGGAACGGGCCGGTAG
- a CDS encoding ABC transporter permease: protein MAMRLEVPPEAASADADAGTDKPRNKPGGWKLAIKRDWRLYTLVLLPLAYFAVFRYLPMAGNVIAFRQFQPGGSIFGEKWVGLKYVTLFINDPSFWQAFQNTIILGVLTLLFCFPMPIIFALMLNELRSQKFKKFVQTVAYLPHFMSVVIIAGMILQNFSMTGTVNQIANTVFGTTVNFTQDAAWFRPMYISSEVWQTMGWGAILYLAALTRVDESLYEAARIDGANRWQQTWHVTLPAIRPTIITLLILNIGTFMAVGFEKILLIYNPLNYETSDVISTYLYRVGLESSNFSYAAAIGMFESVIGLTLILSANAISKRVAGTSLW, encoded by the coding sequence ATGGCCATGCGATTGGAAGTACCTCCCGAGGCGGCCTCCGCGGACGCCGACGCGGGAACCGACAAACCGCGGAACAAACCCGGCGGCTGGAAGCTGGCCATCAAACGGGACTGGCGGCTCTACACCCTGGTGCTGCTGCCGCTGGCCTACTTCGCCGTCTTCCGGTACCTGCCCATGGCCGGCAACGTGATCGCTTTCCGGCAGTTCCAGCCCGGCGGGAGCATCTTCGGTGAGAAATGGGTGGGCCTGAAATACGTCACCCTGTTCATCAATGATCCCAGCTTCTGGCAGGCATTCCAGAACACCATCATCCTGGGTGTGTTGACGCTGCTGTTCTGCTTTCCCATGCCCATAATTTTCGCGCTGATGCTCAACGAACTGCGCTCGCAGAAGTTCAAGAAGTTCGTCCAGACCGTGGCGTACCTGCCGCACTTCATGTCCGTGGTGATCATTGCCGGCATGATCCTGCAGAACTTCTCCATGACGGGCACGGTGAACCAGATCGCCAACACGGTGTTCGGCACCACGGTGAACTTCACCCAGGACGCCGCCTGGTTCCGGCCCATGTACATCAGCTCGGAGGTTTGGCAGACCATGGGCTGGGGCGCCATCCTCTACCTGGCGGCCCTTACCCGGGTGGACGAGTCCCTGTATGAGGCGGCCCGGATTGACGGCGCGAACCGCTGGCAGCAGACCTGGCATGTGACCCTGCCTGCCATCCGGCCCACCATCATTACCCTGCTGATCCTTAACATCGGCACGTTCATGGCTGTGGGTTTCGAGAAGATCCTGCTCATCTACAACCCGCTGAACTACGAGACCTCCGACGTCATCTCCACCTACCTGTACCGGGTGGGCCTGGAATCCAGCAACTTCAGCTATGCAGCGGCGATCGGCATGTTCGAATCCGTCATCGGCCTCACGCTGATTCTCTCCGCCAACGCCATTTCCAAGCGGGTCGCAGGAACGAGCCTCTGGTGA
- a CDS encoding carbohydrate ABC transporter permease, with product MKVSRSMQVFRVVNLAFLLVVVFLTVYPFLNILAQSFSSEGFINAGQVNLFPMGFNTETYQLILADSTFWRNYGNTVLYTVVATAISMVLTTSFAYAIAKKDLKGRSVFIGIAVFTMFFNGGLIPNYVLITSLGMRDTLWAVVLPNAISVFNLLIMKSFFENMPRELEEAAAIDGLTQYGVLFKVVLPLSKAIVATMVLFYAVANWNSWFQAFLYLDNPDLFPVTIYLRNMIAGVTTAGSAGGTAENVGQIAANIQSVTIVLTVIPILCVYPFVQKYFFSGVMLGSVKE from the coding sequence ATGAAGGTTTCACGAAGCATGCAGGTGTTCCGCGTGGTGAACCTGGCCTTCCTGCTGGTGGTGGTGTTCCTGACCGTGTATCCGTTCCTGAACATCCTGGCGCAGAGCTTCTCCAGCGAGGGGTTCATCAACGCCGGCCAGGTCAACCTGTTCCCCATGGGCTTTAACACCGAGACGTACCAGCTGATCCTGGCCGACTCGACGTTCTGGCGGAACTACGGCAACACGGTCCTGTACACGGTGGTGGCAACAGCCATCTCGATGGTGCTCACCACCAGCTTCGCCTACGCCATTGCCAAGAAGGACCTGAAGGGCCGCAGCGTGTTCATCGGCATCGCAGTGTTCACCATGTTCTTCAACGGCGGACTGATCCCCAACTATGTGCTCATCACCTCGCTGGGAATGCGGGACACCCTCTGGGCCGTGGTGCTGCCCAATGCCATCAGCGTCTTCAACCTGCTCATCATGAAGTCCTTCTTCGAGAACATGCCGCGGGAACTGGAGGAAGCGGCGGCCATTGACGGCCTCACCCAGTACGGCGTGCTTTTCAAGGTGGTCCTGCCCCTGAGCAAGGCCATCGTTGCCACCATGGTCCTGTTTTACGCCGTAGCCAACTGGAACTCCTGGTTCCAAGCGTTCCTTTACCTGGACAACCCGGACCTGTTCCCGGTAACCATCTACCTCCGAAACATGATTGCCGGCGTCACCACGGCAGGCTCTGCCGGCGGTACCGCCGAGAACGTGGGCCAGATCGCCGCGAACATCCAGTCGGTCACCATCG